One segment of Nyctibius grandis isolate bNycGra1 chromosome 11, bNycGra1.pri, whole genome shotgun sequence DNA contains the following:
- the LOC137668749 gene encoding protein PML-like, protein MPDIPAAPRPPGPGPPAGGEGTAAPMETRPQPGTPSRSPPSHLDGDGTAASTTRPQPGTSLCSAPSHLDGDSTAAPTETRPQPGTSPCSLPSHLDGDSTAAPTDTRPQPGTPLCSPPSHLDGDSTAAPTETRSQPGTSPCSLPSHQDGDSTAAPMETGPQPGTPSCSPPPLLCMVEADFQFILCEGCRQESPNLKLLTCLHTLCLDCLSENKPIGQCPVCRTVIPQASGIPDMDNLLFTNLQARLNVYKKIINHSGPSCSRCQRNTAAVWCSECEEFLCAKCFEDHQWFFKKRSHEARRLEDLRAESARWFLEDTRKSCNIFCSNPSHASQGHISSIYCTKCERPLCCSCALLDSQHAPFCDIRSETQRRQEELSTINQELKQKRSGFEATYTVLQNEAVRLERAQREMRELVRQRAEQLVQLIRREEEELLGLVEAREEQGRRELARELQHVEGVLRRMEVGEQLVEKMGLYATEQEVMDMQPFIKESLEELKQLQPVVSEDRAHPENFAECRARLQALVERVMGPSGTNSAAVPVVEVALESNVQEEPIQMERPSILPNFTISLEGMHMSSAPPNTAWPKRRLHCTERGSQISPKLLKLEDDDVPGPSNCSSNQWDGRREPSTSTPRQDCSSIRAAHSHADDAEDTSIIICSSEDSEEDTAASSKPREIKKSSSPTWSGSSTSPQHCAGATSSWDDGSELSTLVFLSLKVDQKTQHIMEVAATNGEHTFKTLIQTPDSVLTLLSQGVSMEEGLQQLLWYLSLLHRPILIVYNFWALELPALFQALDATGRKVDFCHVVGGYVDMLSLLKEKLPEAPSYRLKNLLKQHLQQQFNGGSTVATAKALQDLWGVLELPAWADMETMLTHRNLQSYTVLQPLVREKLLTRRAAKVLAQRNLILWELEEM, encoded by the exons ATGCCCGAcatccccgctgccccccggccgcccggccccggccccccggcaG GTGGAGAAGGCACCGCTGCCCCCATGGAGACGAGACCCCAGCCGGGTACACCCTCGCgctcccctccatcccacctAGATGGAGATGGCACTGCTGCCTCCACGACGAGACCCCAGCCAGGAACATCCTTGTGCTCTGCTCCATCCCACCTAGATGGAGACAGCACTGCTGCCCCCACGGAGACAAGACCCCAGCCAGGTACGTCCCCATGCTCCCTTCCATCCCACCTAGATGGAGACAGCACCGCTGCCCCCACGGACACAAGACCCCAGCCAGGTACACCCTTGTgctcccctccatcccacctAGATGGAGACAGCACCGCTGCCCCCACAGAGACAAGATCCCAGCCGGGTACGTCCCCATGCTCCCTTCCATCCCATCAAGATGGAGACAGCACTGCTGCCCCCATGGAGACGGGGCCCCAGCCAGGTACACCCTCATGCTCCCCTCCACCCCTCTTGTGCATGGTGGAGGCTGACTTCCAGTTCATCCTCTGCGAGGGCTGCCGGCAGGAATCGCCCAACCTCAAGCTCCTCACCTGCCTCCACACCTTGTGCCTCGACTGCCTGAGTGAGAACAAGCCCATTGGGCAGTGCCCCGTGTGCCGGACGGTCATCCCGCAGGCCAGCGGCATCCCCGACATGGACAACCTGCTCTTCACCAACCTGCAGGCCAGGCTCAATGTCTACAAGAAGATCATCAACCACAGTGGCCCGAGCTGCAGCCGGTGCCAGAGGAACACGGCAGCGGTGTGGTGCTCCGAGTGCGAAGAGTTCCTCTGCGCCAAGTGCTTTGAGGATCACCAGTGGTTCTTCAAGAAGAGGAGCCATGAGGCCAGGAGGTTGGAGGACCTTCGTGCTGAGTCAGCCCGTTGGTTCCTGGAAGACACCAGAAAGTCGTGCAACATCTTCTGCTCCAATCCCAGTCATGCCAGCCAGGGCCACATCTCCAG cATCTACTGCACGAAGTGCGAGAGGCCGCTGTGCTGCTCGTGCGCGCTGCTGGACAGCCAGCACGCCCCGTTCTGCGACATCCGCAGCGAGACCCAGCGCAGGCAGGAGGAGCTCAGCACCATCAACCAGGAgctgaagcagaagagaagcGGCTTCGAGGCCACCTACACGGTGCTGCAGAATGAGGCCGTGCGGCTGGAGCGGGCGCAGCGGGAGATGCGGGAGCTGGTGCGGCAGCGCGCGGAGCAGCTGGTGCAGCTGATCCGGcgtgaggaagaggagctgctggggctggtggaggCGCGGGAGGAGCAGGGTCGGCGGGAGCTGGCGAGGGAGCTGCAGCACGTGGAGGGGGTGCTGCGGCGGATGGAGGTGGGCGAGCAGCTGGTGGAGAAGATGGGCCTCTACGCCACGGAGCAGGAGGTGATGGACATGCAGCCCTTCATCAAGGAGTCGCTGGAGGAGCTGAAGCAGCTGCAGCCGGTGGTGTCTGAGGACCGAGCACATCCTGAGAACTTTGCGGAGtgcagagccaggctgcaggCGCTGGTGGAGCGCGTCATGGGGCCATCAG GTACTAACTCTGCAGCTGTCCCCGTGGTCGAGGTGGCCCTGGAGAGCAACGTG CAAGAGGAGCCAATCCAGATGGAGAGGCCGAGCATCTTGCCCAACTTCACCATCAGCCTCGAGGGGATGCATATGAGCTCG GCTCCCCCCAACACTGCATGGCCCAAGCGGAGGTTGCACTGCACGGAAAGGGGCAGCCAGATCTCGCCCAAGCTACTGAAGCTGGAGGATGACGATGTGCCAGGGCCCAGCAACTGCAGTTCAAACCAGTGGGATGGCAGAAGGGAGCCCAGCACCTCCACCCCGAGACAGGATTGCAGCAGCATCCGTGCAGCCCACAGCCACGCTGATGATGCAG AAGACACCAGCATCATCATCTGCAGCTCGGAGGACAGCGAGGAAGACACGGCG GCCTCCAGCAAGCCCAGGGAGATCAAGAAGTCCTCCAGCCCCACATGGTCAGGGAGCAGCACCTCACCCCAGCACTGCGCTGGCGCCACCAGCTCCTGGGACGACGGGTCAGAGCTGAGCACCTTGGTGTTCCTCAGCTTGAAGGTTGACCAGAAAA cccagcacaTCATGGAGGTGGCAGCGACCAACGGAGAGCACACCTTCAAGACGCTGATTCAGACACCTGACTCGGTGCTGACGCTGCTCTCCCAGGGTGTCTCCATGGaggaggggctgcagcagctcctctggtACCTCTCCCTACTCCACAGGCCCATCCTCATCGTTTATAACTTCTGGGCACTGGAGCTGCCCGCTCTCTTTCAAGCCCTGGACGCCACGGGCAGGAAAGTGGACTTCTGCCATGTGGTGGGAGGTTATGTGGATATGTTGTCCTTGCTCAAGGAAAAACTGCCCGAGGCCCCTTCCTACAGGCTGAAGAACCTGCTGAAAcagcacctgcagcagcagttca